From the Euphorbia lathyris chromosome 6, ddEupLath1.1, whole genome shotgun sequence genome, one window contains:
- the LOC136231866 gene encoding NAC transcription factor 25, with translation MESTDSSSGSQHHPQLPPGFRFHPTDEELVVHYLKKKAASAPLPVTIIAEVDLYKFDPWELPSKATFGEQEWYFFSPRDRKYPNGARPNRAATSGYWKATGTDKPILTSNGAQKVGVKKALVFYGGKPPKGIKTNWIMHEYRLVDNNSSSKPPPIDFANKKASLRLDDWVLCRIYKKNNSQRPMDQREKEEAMEGFLASLPMNPKPPTPKPTNFASVLETEENFFEGILTASADHVSHSDMPTSSNTSLALKRVLPSQYWLNNDGGGGCDGGGGGGGSPSSSGKRFHGDLNSCSIATSHHQDNNNNNNSFVSLLSQLPQGATFHPNTFLGSLGDGVLRQPFQLPSMNWNS, from the exons atggaaagtaCAGATTCATCCTCCGGTTCACAGCACCACCCGCAGTTACCGCCGGGATTCCGATTTCACCCCACCGACGAAGAGCTAGTCGTTCACTATCTTAAAAAGAAAGCGGCGTCGGCTCCACTTCCGGTGACCATAATCGCCGAGGTCGATCTGTACAAATTCGATCCATGGGAGTTACCGA gTAAGGCGACGTTTGGGGAGCAAGAATGGTATTTCTTCAGTCCGAGGGATAGGAAATATCCAAACGGAGCTCGGCCAAACAGGGCGGCGACTTCGGGGTACTGGAAAGCGACGGGAACTGATAAGCCGATACTTACGTCGAATGGAGCTCAGAAAGTTGGGGTTAAAAAGGCTTTGGTTTTTTACGGCGGGAAGCCGCCGAAAGGGATAAAAACTAACTGGATTATGCATGAATATCGGCTTGTTGATAATAATTCTTCTTCGAAGCCGCCGCCTATTGATTTTGCTAATAAGAAAGCTTCTCTAAGG CTTGATGATTGGGTTCTATGCCGAATTTACAAGAAAAACAACTCACAAAGACCAATGGACCAAAGGGAGAAAGAAGAAGCAATGGAGGGTTTTCTAGCATCTTTACCAATGAATCCAAAACCCCCAACACCAAAACCTACAAATTTCGCATCAGTCCTCGAAACCGAAGAAAATTTCTTCGAAGGAATACTAACCGCATCAGCCGATCACGTCTCACACTCCGATATGCCTACTTCTTCCAACACTTCTCTTGCTCTAAAACGAGTCCTCCCCTCTCAATACTGGCTCAACAATGACGGCGGAGGCGGCTGCGACGGAGGAGGTGGCGGGGGAGGATCACCATCTTCCTCCGGAAAACGCTTTCACGGAGACCTGAACAGTTGTAGCATTGCCACATCTCATCATCaggataataataacaataataattccTTTGTCTCTTTGCTTAGTCAGCTTCCTCAAGGTGCAACGTTTCATCCAAATACGTTTCTTGGTTCGCTCGGGGACGGCGTTTTGCGACAGCCGTTTCAGCTTCCTTCTATGAACTGGAACTCTTAA